TCGGTGCGGGCCACGACGCCGGAGGCGCTGAGGACCACCCAGCAGGGCTCGTCCGCGATCTCCAGCGGCAGCTGCTGGGCCGCGGCCTTCTTGCCCGCAGGCGCGGCGAGAGCCTTGACCGGGACGTCCTCCTTGTCCAGGAGGACCGTACGCCGGGGAGTGCCGTACTGCTCCGCGACCTCGGCCAGCTCGGCGGAGACCACCTCGCGCAGACGGGTGTCCGAGGCGAGGATCTCCTCGAGTTCGGCGATCTGCCGGCGGAGTTCGTCCCGCTCCTTCTCGAGCTCGATGAGCGAGTACTTCGTCAGCTGACGCAGCCGCAGTTCCAGGATGTAGTTGGCCTGGGCCTCGGAGAGGTCGTAGATCGACATGAGACGCTCACGGGCCACGGCGGCCTCGTCGCTCGAGCGGATGATCTGGATGACCTCGTCGATGTCGACGATGGCGATCAGCAGGCCCTCGACGAGGTGGAGGCGGTCCTTCTTCTTGCCGAGCCGGAAGGCGGTGCGACGGCGCACCACGTCGAGGCGGTGCCCCAGGTAGACGTGCAGGAGCTCCATCAGGCCGAGCGTGCGCGGCTGACCGTCCACGAGCGTGACGTTGTTGATGCCGAAGGAGTCCTCCAGCGGCGTGAGACGGTAGAGCTGCTGCAGGACGGCCTGAGGATTGAAGCCGTTCTTGAGTTCGATCACGAGCCGCAGCCCGTTCTGGCGGTCCGTGAGGTCCACCAGGTCGCTGATGCCGGCCAGCTTCTTGGCGTTGACCGCGTCCTTGATCTTCTCGATGACCTTTTCCGGGCCCACCATGTACGGGAGTTCGGTGACCACGAGGCCGGTCCGCCGCGCGGAGAGCTGTTCCACGGTGACCTTGGCGCGGGTCTTGAAACTGCCGCGGCCGGTGGCGTAGGCGTCCCGGATGCCGTCCAGGCCCACGATCCGCCCGCCGCCGGGCAGATCCGGACCCGGGATGAAGCCCATGATGGTCTCCAGGGTGGCGTCCGGGTGTTCGAGGAGGTACCGGGCGCCGGCGATGACCTCACCCAGATTGTGAGGGGCCATGTTGGTGGCCATGCCCACGGCGATGCCGGAGGCGCCGTTGACCAGCAGGTTCGGGAAGGCCGCCGGCAGCACTTCGGGCTGGGTGAGCTGGTTGTCGTAGTTCGGGACGAAATCGACGACGTCCTCGTCCAGATTCCCGGTCAGGGCCATGGCGGACGGCGCCAGACGTGCTTCCGTGTAGCGCGGGGCGGCGGGGCCGTCGTCGAGCGAGCCGAAGTTGCCGTGGCCGTCGATGAGCGGAAGGCGCAGAGAGAAGTCCTGGGCCATGCGGACCATGGCGTCGTAGATGGCGGTGTCGCCGTGCGGATGGAGCTTGCCCATGACCTCGCCGACCACGCGGGCGCTCTTGACATGTCCCTTGTCCGGCCGGAGGCCCATGTCGCTCATCATGTAGAGGATGCGCCGCTGCACGGGCTTCATGCCGTCCCGGGCGTCCGGGAGGGCGCGGGAGTAGATCACCGAATAGGCGTACTCGAGGAAGGACGTCTCCATCTCCGTGGTGACGTCGATCTCGACGATGTTCTCAGTGAACGGTTCTAGGGGCTGGGCTCCCCGGCTAGTGGTGCGTCGCGCCATGGATTTACGAAAGACCTCGTGGTGTGCTGCGGCGCGCCCCGGTGGCGCGACGACTACTCTAAAGCTTATGGCGCGCGCGGCTGAACTTGCTGGATATCCGGACTACTGGGAGGCCGATGTCGTGCTGCGGGACGGAGGCACCGGTCACATCCGGCCCATCGCCCCGTCCGACGCCGAGGCGGTGCAGGCCTTCCACCAGGCCCAGTCACAGTCCTCCATCTATCTGCGCTTCTTCAGCTACAAGGCCAAACTCAGCCGCACGGAGCTCAAACGCTTCACCGAGGTGGACCACCGGGACCGCGTCGCCCTCGTGATCACGATCGCCGGGGAGATCGTCGGCATCGCCCGGTACGACCGGCTGGACGGGACCCGCGAAGCAGAGGTGGCCTTCAACATCTCGGACCGGCACCAGGGCCGGGGGCTCGGTTCGATCCTCCTGGAACACCTGGCTGCGGCCGCCCTGGAGAACGGCATCCGGCGGTTCACGGCGGAGGTCCTGCCGGAGAACCGGAAGATGCTCAGCGTGTTCGCCGATGCCGGGTACGAGGTGCAGCGGCAGCTCGAGGACGGGGTGATCCTGGTCGGTTTCGACATCGACCCCACCGTGAAATCCCGCGCCGTCATGGAGTCCCGCGAGCACCGTGCGGAGGCCCGCAGCGTGCAGGAACTCCTGGCGCCGGCTTCGGTCGCGGTCATCGGCGC
This portion of the Arthrobacter woluwensis genome encodes:
- a CDS encoding DNA gyrase/topoisomerase IV subunit A — encoded protein: MARRTTSRGAQPLEPFTENIVEIDVTTEMETSFLEYAYSVIYSRALPDARDGMKPVQRRILYMMSDMGLRPDKGHVKSARVVGEVMGKLHPHGDTAIYDAMVRMAQDFSLRLPLIDGHGNFGSLDDGPAAPRYTEARLAPSAMALTGNLDEDVVDFVPNYDNQLTQPEVLPAAFPNLLVNGASGIAVGMATNMAPHNLGEVIAGARYLLEHPDATLETIMGFIPGPDLPGGGRIVGLDGIRDAYATGRGSFKTRAKVTVEQLSARRTGLVVTELPYMVGPEKVIEKIKDAVNAKKLAGISDLVDLTDRQNGLRLVIELKNGFNPQAVLQQLYRLTPLEDSFGINNVTLVDGQPRTLGLMELLHVYLGHRLDVVRRRTAFRLGKKKDRLHLVEGLLIAIVDIDEVIQIIRSSDEAAVARERLMSIYDLSEAQANYILELRLRQLTKYSLIELEKERDELRRQIAELEEILASDTRLREVVSAELAEVAEQYGTPRRTVLLDKEDVPVKALAAPAGKKAAAQQLPLEIADEPCWVVLSASGVVARTDSAEPLADPGNRAKHDVLVSTVRTTARGELGAVTDLGRMLRIQAMDLPVVPMPGGAPNLATSVPVKEFLPLPKGESVIGIVPLNEVVALGTAQGVVKRLQPDYPLNREDWEAITLKDKDRVLAIAPAPDDSELVFVSRSSQLLRMNATAVRPQGRLAGGMAGIKLADDDEAIFFGVVAAGDPSAVVVTIAGSSDALPGTNPGAAKVTEFSEFPVKGRATGGVRAHRFLKGEDRLLLAWAGHGPARASSAAGVARSLPQEHGRRDGSGVPLSQSVDLIGPSLG